ACTTGGGGGAGCTGCCAGCCCAAATCCTTGCTGGAAGGAGCCCAAGTGCTCTGTGTCAGGCTGCCTCTCCCGTGGCATCCTGCATCCTGGTCCCCTtctcagctgctggagctgggcagagggTTCAGTGAcaggtggcagggctgggaccaTGGCTCGGGTTTTGCAGTGGAGTGGCCTAGGCTCCCTTTTGATGGGCATATGTCTGGTGCCCGATTTACACCAACGCTGGATCTTCATCCCGGGCATCCTCGTAGGGACTGGGATGCTGTGCAGcatctctccctgcagcagctgttgcCATGGCAGCTGCTGGCTAAAATAAGGGTGAATTGGAGCTCAGTACCCAGAGCtgcttttccattccttttgttttcttcttccccgCAAGCGCTGGCAATCCCTTGTGCAggactgggagctgctgccgcaGGGCTGGATGCTGGATCCCAGTGGGGATGTCCCTCCTGTGTAACCCTGGGGCTGGAAAAATGGGGGTGCCAGAGGGATGGATGGAGTGGTCTCAGGTGTCAGTCTGGGGTGGGGGCATGCATCCATCTCCCCTAAGGCATGCTCCCGCTGACAGTAATGGGAGCTTGCTGTGCTCAGGATCCAGCCCACAGGGTAGGACTTAAGCTTGACTGGAGTCTCATGGGACTGGGACCAGTGTCTGCCATGGGGGGAATGCTGGGCTGTGGCAGTGCTAAGAGGGGACCACTGCCAGCAGGTCCAGGGGGACATGGAGATGCTGCTTCACCCCATGCCCTTCCCAAAGCTCCTCAGATGAGCGACCATGTCTTTCCCCCAAACATCTGCCTGCAATTCCCATCTCTCACGGAGCAGGGCTGTGCCGGGGCTGCCTGCACTGTGTGGGCAGCCTGGCTGCGCTCCTCCCACGTGTGCGGGAGGAAGCGGGTTCGGGTTTGGGGTGCGCTGGGACCTCGGAAACCGCTGCTGGGAAGGAGTGGAGGGGAAATGCTCAAATgagaaaaaggcagagcagctgcttgggggcggcagcagctgtgcaggcagggacaCAGTGCACGGGGCCTGGCAGTGGCAAGCAGAGCCCACCCTGGTCATCCTCCTGCTTCCCAGGGGAAGTGTCTGTTCTTGCCCTGGGTGTCCTTTGCACCCTTAGCAccctgtgggtgctgtgggagggCAAGCACTAACCCAAGGGCACCCCCAGTTTCCCCAGTGCTGGGGGAGTGCTTGTGAGGACCCCGCATAGGCACATGCTGGTCCCAGCCCAGTTTCCTAGCATCATGCAAATAAAAACGTGATGCACTTTGACAGCTCAGGCAGGATCTTGTGTGCTCAAAAGCTGGTctgcttattttatttgattttttaaatttttttttccccaacctGTATCAGTACCTCCAGTAAAAGCATTGCCCGCAGGCACTGAGGGAGGCAGaaggcagtgctggcagcctgCCTGTCTCTATAAATGCCTGGTCAAGGCAGCTGAGAGCTTGAGCGGCAGCCATGCCCAGGTGGTACCCGCTGCCAGGGGGCTGAGCATCCCCTGCcctctttgggcctggccacATCCCCTGCATGCAGATCCAGCCAAGCTCCCATTTCCCTGTAGCCACGGTCACATCTGTCCCCCACCCATCTAGGCTGGCCACAGAAGAGCTTTCGCCCAGAAAAGCTGGATTTGaacattttctgctgttctcTCTGTTTCCTGTTGCCTTCCCAAGAACAACATCCCTGACCTCATCCTCCCCCGGTGTGTGCCGGGATGCTGCTGATGTGTGAGCTGCCCGTCGGGAATCCCACCCCAGCGCCCACAGGCCGGACTCAGCCTTCCTCCGGTACCAAGACAAATACAGCTGCAGGAATGATGGGGCCGTCAGTGGCTGGCTGGGCTAAAAAGCTATTTTGGGTAGATcctgtgttcttttttattgaggtaggaggagaaagaggaataGACTGAATGGGGAGTTATGTGGTTTTGGCTTGAGTGGGGTATTTTCAACCCAGAGAGGAGCACTGAAACACTCTTAAGGTtatatggctttttttccaGACTTCAGGGTCTTTGCAATGAGAAATGAGGAGGTTTCACATGGCCACCCCTCAGGCTCTCCATTTTTGGGAGGATTTTGGGGAAGCACATGGGAATTTGCTGTCTGGTGGGTCTGGGCTCCAGCCCCAGTCCCCGTCGCACCCCCAGTGCCCAGAGCCATCCCAGCAAGTTCACGGTGGGTTCGGCAGCTGCCCGTCGACTGCCTTGGGGTTTGTGATAGCTCAGTGTCATCCCTGGAAACAAACCATCGTCTGCCAGACCCCATGGGGAAACAGAGCCCTGCCACTCCAGTCGCTCTCCAGCAATCGTCACCCCCTTGTCCTGAGCGGGGACTGGGGCCACCCTGCTGCCCGGCCTGGCAGAGGTCTGCGGTGGGTTTCTTTTACATCATCTGCCGAAGGGCAAATGTTAAAGCCCAATAAAAAGGAAGTGGGGtagggagaggaaaagcaaaataaacagaaaattcaaataaataatcCATTAAATACAGCTTTGAAATGTCAAGCTGAATGTCATCGTGCTCACTAGGCTCAGCgattgaaaaataataataaagaggatattttacattaaaaatatatgagtGGGCACAATTGGTAGAGAAGCCTGTAAAGCTGCAGGAACCCCTCCCACACCTCACCTGCCTCTGGCAGGGGACTGATGGGTGCTGCAGTGAAGGTGGGGTCTGGCTGACCCCATGATGGTGAAGGGCAATGGTCTGTCCCCAGGGGTCCCTCCCTCACCCCACAGTGACACCAGGGTGGAAATGGCAGCTGGGTGGCATTTCTTGGAGGTTtctgcctggtggcagagcgAGTCCTGAGATTATCGGGACTCTCCAGCCAAGGGTGGTGGGGTAGGGTGGGACGGGGTGGGATGATATGAAATGCAATGGGGTGAGATGGACACGGGGCTCTGGGCTCCCCCACTTTTCTGCAGCTTTGCCTTTGGAAAGGTGATGAAATGAAAACCGCTGGTCCATAAAAGCAGCGGTCAGGGCAGCTCATTACCCAGGAACATTAATACTCAGTGCTATAACAGCCAGTTCTGCTGATACTGTTACTTCCACTGGATCATCAACTTTAATTCATCCTTTCGACAATCAAGGTTTTGCTCGGGCAAGGCCTTCTTCCAGCTCAAACTAATTCACCAGCCCTGTGCTAAAACCTTATTTATTCTGGCTGCTTATCATCTCCTGGAGCACGGCAAGCGGGGAGGCGATGGGGCTGTGATTTAAGCCCCCAGCCAGGGACTTTGCAGCAAtgggagcagcagcaacagcaattGCAGGAAGGAACAAGAGGAAAAGCCCAGGGAGAAACAATAGGTTACAACACAAACACCATGGGGGTTTCAGAGCAGGGCTAGCAGGGAGGGTGATGATCAGAGGGACATTGAGCTGAAACTGCCTGAAAACAGGAGGGTCCAGCCTGGATGGGCAGACCCGTGTCCTTCCTGCAAGGACAAGGTAGGGTGCAACGCACAGAGCTCAGCCCTCTTGCTGCAGCTCGCTCTGGCACGCTCAGGCTTTGCTAATTGCCTTTGGTGGCTCTTGGCTTTAACCCACCATGACTGTTCACAGGGGAGTGGTTGAACCTATTTAATGTGGGGCTCTAAGTGGCTGGTGGAGACTGGCTCCTGATGATGGCAAACGGTGCTGTTAGTTATcacaattaacattttaaaatacgcAGGGCACAGATTTAATCAGAGAAATAACCATATGAGAGTCCAGGCACCTCACGCATATTTATAGCTTGAATTATTTATAGTAACATTACTGTGGGCTTGATTGTAGAGCTCTTTGCATGTACCTACTGATGCTGGCTCATTTCGGGTGCTTGTATCAATCATACAGTACAAGTTTTTTGTACTGAGTTGTCCCAAAAGGTACTAGGATTGTGGCAGGACCCCAACTTCACAAGTTCTGCGATGGGGGTGTTTCCAGGCCAGCACAGCCCCCTGAGGTGCGGGACAGCACCAGCCTGCCAGGGAGGCTGCACAGGGTTAAATAATTGCAGTGGTGGCTGAGTCTGTTTCCTCCCATAACCCCAATGGCCTTTGTTTGATCTTGGCTTTAATATTACAGCTCCGTCCCTAGACCTGCACAGAGAGAGCTGCCTTTGTGCCGCGGGACGCTGAACCGCCACCTCTCCCCACGACCCAACAGGCATCCAGCTGTGGAGCCGTGCCCACCGGCGAGAGAAGGTGAGAGGGTGTAATGCTGGCTTCACCAGGCTGGGGGCCTGGCATCAGCAGGGTGTGTGACCCACCACATGCTggattttcacattttcactcTGATTTGCTAGGGgcttgggagaagaaaagagaaaagccatCATATTTTGCAGATTGGAATGTCTCAAAGCTGTTATGAGCTGTTAAAAAGTATCATCCTAGTTTTTCTCCTGAAGTAGGCGGGTAACAGACTTTTTTTGCAGGATGAGGCTACAGCCACATCCTGGTGGAGACAAGAGACTGAATCATGTCCTGTGGCTCAGGGAGCTGATGTCTCTTTTGGCCGGGGGTAGAAACGTGGTGAAGAGCCATGGGAGCATCTTCCTCCAGGGCCAGCAGCGGGTTCCCCATAGGATCCCCCATACCTATGTGCTCCATCCTCTCTCTCCGCAGCCCCTTGTGCCCACACATGCTGGGGGGCTGGCATCCCTCCCACGGCTGTGCTCGCTGTGGCTGACACCACGTGTTTGCTCAGCAGGAACACTCAGAGAAGCATCGCCAGCTGGAGAGCCCAGGACTGACCAGACTATTATTCATTTACAGATAATGGCACTTTCCAATTTGTCCAATTACTTGGATGATGTCAGTAACTACAGTGACTACCCAGATTACACCTACGAGGAGACAAGCAGCGTGTGGACAGACCCATCCCATGACCCAAAGGACATTGCGAGGATCCTATCCGTCATCATCTACAGTGTGTCCTGTGTGTTGGGCATCCTGGGGAATGGCCTCGTCATCGCAATCATAACTCTAAAGATGAAGAGGTCAGTCAATGCCATCTGGTTCCTCAACCTAGCTGTCGCTGACTTTCTCTTCAACATCTTCTTGCCCATAAACATTGCTTACACGGCCATGCGGTACAACTGGATCTTTGGGACAGTGATGTGCAAGTTgaactccttcctcctcatcctcaaCATGTACACCAGCGTCCTGCTGCTCACCACCATCAGCTTTGATCGCTATGTGTCAGTGGTTTTTCCCGTCTGGTCTCAAAACCATCGATCAACCAACCTAGCATATTTAGTTTGTCTGATTATCTGGACTATTGGCATCATTATGAGCTGCCCGTCACTTGTCTTCCGAGACACGGCACAAGCCCGCAACTCCGTGATTTGTTTTAGCAACTTCTCCCTCTCCAGGAATAAGTCTTACCAAGCCCTAGCTCTAATGAGGCACCGAACGGTGAACATCACCAGGTTCCTCGCCGGGTACATCCTTCCCATAACCATCATCACCTTCTGCTACATTGCCATCGTCTTCAACCTGCGGCGAAACCGCCTTGCCAAGTCCAAAAAGCCCTTCAAGATCATCATCACCATTATAGtcactttcttcctttgctggAGTCCGTACCACCTGCTGAATCTCCTGGAAACAGAGCCTGACATGATCCCACGCTCCGTGTTTGAGATCAGCATCCCATTAACCACGGCACTCGCTGCCTCCAACAGCTGCATGAATCCCGTCCTCTACGTCTTCATGGGCCAGGACTTTAAGAAGTTTAAGGTCACCATCCTCTCCAGGCTGGTCAATGCCCTCAGCGAGGAGACGGGTCATTCCAGCATTGTTCATAGGAGCTTCTCCAAGATGTCTTCAATGACTGAGAAAGAGACGACAGTTCTCTAAACTCAACGTGGGTGTCTGCAAGAGGACCATAGTCCTCCAGTGTTGTCCATGCCTACAACTGTGATGGTGACCACCCTTGCAGTGGCCCCTGGTGTGAGATGAGCACGGTCCAACGCTGTGCTATAGCATATTCTTTGACTGGTCtcgctgcctgcaggctggcaGGCATTGGAGACCACTGCTCTGTGCACTTGGAGAAGACACAACTGCCCTTAGTCTCTCTTTGCAACCGCAAAGATGATAGCACCGaacaatttaagaaaatatttcagggcATTCCTGTCTAATCTATGCATTTCTTGGCCTGGCAAGGGCATTCCCATGGTTTCCAGAGACATGATCATGGTCAGATGGGGTGGAGGATGTGTCTGGGAAGGCATCTCTGCTGCCACGCTCAAGAAGGGTGGCTGGGTGGGCACCCATCGTGGATGCTACCTGCTGTGGCAAAACCGGTGACACTCTTCCTATGTCCTATGTATGCATATAGCTACTCATGTTAAAGTCCTAAAGAATATTGGTATtagtgcaatatttttttcactgtgttttgaGAACTTTGTGCCCAGTGAGACCCTGGGAAGTGTCTTCATGAGAGGGGTTTGAGTATCCCAACCTTGATGAACCAGGAAGTCTCACATGTCTTCTAAGTGATCCAGATCCAGGGCCACCTGCAGGGGTGGGGGTTTGGGCTCATGCACAGGGTCACCAACATGGAgaactgggagaaaaaagagggagagattAATTTGAAGTGCCTTTTGAACAAGCCCCACTTTGATGGGTACATTTCACATGGTACCTTTTGCAGAGCAGTTCGATGCTCGGGGCCGTGAGTCCCAGCAGCTCATTGCAGAGTGCCCAGTGGCACCAGGGAGAAGGTCCATGGTCCAGGGGGAGGACCTACTGTTCCCTCCTGGACCCAGATGGGCCTTGGGGCTGGCTCCATTGATagcagctccctgctgtgaTCGTTCAGTCCTATGGGAAGATTTTGTCTCTTCCCAGTCAGGCAGCAAGTAACCTGCCCATTGCTGGTGAGAGACTCTACCTCAGCACACAAATCTCTGCAGTGAAGGACGGGCCAAACCACAGCCCCTGTGCAATTTCATGCACAGTTAATTTGGGAGATCCTTTACCATTTGGGCTTGTTGACTGTGACAAGTGAGTGGACACTAGTGTCACACTTGTTTAGGTGTTGGTTTCCCTGTGTCACCCACAGCGTCTCATTCCCAGGAAAGCAAGGAATGACTGAGCCTTCCACCTGCACCATGTGCCAGAGCAAAGCCGATCCCTGGAGCTAGGTTCACGCAGTCCCTGATGGCACCAGCGACACTTTGGGGGGGTCCCACCCCTTGCAAAGCCTGGGGGAGTTTTCATGCAAATCCCTGGTGCCTTTCATAGGCAATTCACTGGCAATTGAGAGTCTTCTCACAGGTGCCCACAAAGGCCAAGatatttatttacagcttttatgtaaaaaacaagaaaaggaaaaaagaatcaagaTGCAGCTCCCAGGAAAAGACACAGAGCTATTTACAGGCTCCTGTCAGCAGCAGATCATGCCAGACACAGAGAGAAACCGAATCACAAGGGCCCAGTAATTGAGCTGCCATGCCGAGCCGTGGGAACTCTGCAGATAATAGACAGTGCAGCGGGAGCTGGATTTCAGACAGATTATCAGGCATCCCCTCCGCCCCCAGTACAGCCTAGCTGATCTACCCTGATCTGCATAACCTCATTAGCATCAGCATGACTGGGAGAGAGGGGATCGCCTGCACCCCATGCACCTCACGGCCGCTCCTCTCCCATTACGTGGGAGCAGAGGTACGAGGCAgtgcctgcagcacccctgcCCAGCGCTGCCAGCCCCTGGCGCCGCCTGCATCACCCCGGGAGAGGGATGCTGACGGATCTGGTGCGTTTGGCTGCAGTTTtggtgctgctggctggtgTGTGCTGGGGCCTGTTTGTCCCCCACacaggggcagggaggtgccCGTCCTCGCCAGCATTGCAGGGGATGCTATGGATACAGTCTGCTAAAAGTGGGGTGCGGAGAGGTGGGGGATTTATCCTGAAAATTAAGGGTGTCCAGCCTGAGGCCACAAGGGGAACGCAGTGGGGGGATGGAGATTATAAGGGAAATTAATGGCAGCTTGGTGACTGCCACCTGTTGGGTGCTGCTCTCAATAACAcagggtggctgcagggcaCCCAGCACTCAGCTGCAGGCGTCTCCGCATCTCCTGGGGGCTGGAACCGGCAGGCTGATCAGCACCGGGTGCTTCCCCGGGGAGCAACGTCCCGTCCCTGGCCAAGCTGCCTGTGGGGACCATCCgcactgtttttttccccagaaccTGTGCACAGGTCCATCGCCTTGGAAGATGCTGTGACAGAGGAGGCTT
The genomic region above belongs to Phalacrocorax aristotelis chromosome 15, bGulAri2.1, whole genome shotgun sequence and contains:
- the CMKLR1 gene encoding chemerin-like receptor 1 — encoded protein: MALSNLSNYLDDVSNYSDYPDYTYEETSSVWTDPSHDPKDIARILSVIIYSVSCVLGILGNGLVIAIITLKMKRSVNAIWFLNLAVADFLFNIFLPINIAYTAMRYNWIFGTVMCKLNSFLLILNMYTSVLLLTTISFDRYVSVVFPVWSQNHRSTNLAYLVCLIIWTIGIIMSCPSLVFRDTAQARNSVICFSNFSLSRNKSYQALALMRHRTVNITRFLAGYILPITIITFCYIAIVFNLRRNRLAKSKKPFKIIITIIVTFFLCWSPYHLLNLLETEPDMIPRSVFEISIPLTTALAASNSCMNPVLYVFMGQDFKKFKVTILSRLVNALSEETGHSSIVHRSFSKMSSMTEKETTVL